A single genomic interval of Lathyrus oleraceus cultivar Zhongwan6 chromosome 7, CAAS_Psat_ZW6_1.0, whole genome shotgun sequence harbors:
- the LOC127102784 gene encoding uncharacterized protein LOC127102784, translating to MESSKRNIYSFKFKDPDLKSLRDLVSQMHQVYRINFGKNYGNLLNILNQRVDYTTLITLAQFYVLPLRCFTFQDFQLAPTLEEFERLVRIPMKNKPLFEGIDDSFPLEVIASALHMGEKEAEANLKTKGNTKGFPLSFLSERAHTLWKVESWDAFYSAIALAIYGVVLFPNMDGFVDMATICVFLTRNPIPTLLADVYYYISHRYTKKKRLIACCAPLLYQWFLEHLPKTGAWFEQTNISWPQRLGSIRSEDISWYSKEYINMDIIFSCGDFPNLPLIGTQGGVNANLVLSLRQLGYPMEGPPVANSLEAFLLLDFRVENPSLFQRIKEA from the coding sequence atggaatcaagcaaaagaaacatttacTCTTTCAAGTTCAAGGATCCCGATCTAAAGAGCTTACGTGACTTGGTTTCTCAGATGCACCAGGTATACAGAATCAACTTTGGGAAGAATTATGGCAATCTGCTTAACATCCTCAATCAACGAGTAGACTATACAACTTTAATCACTTTGGCCCAATTTTATGTCctacctttaagatgcttcacattccaagacttccaGCTAGCACCAACGTTGGAAGAATTCGAGCGTCTTGTTAGGATTCCTATGAAGAACAAGCCACTATTTGAAGGGATAGATGACTCTTTTCCCCTTGAGGTCATTGCTAGTGCGCTTCACATGGGTGAAAAGGAAGCAGAAGCTAACCTAAAGACCAaagggaataccaaaggatttccACTAAGTTTTCTCTCGGAAAGAGCTCATACCCTATGGAAAGTAGAAAGTTGGGATGCTTTTTACTCTGCTATTGCATTGGCCATCTATGGCGTCGTCCTATTCCCAAATATGGATGGTTTCGTAGACATGGCTACCATTTGTGTTTTCCTTACTAGAAATCCAATACCTACTTTGTTAGCCGATGTCTACTATTACATAAGTCATAGGTATACTAAGAAGAAGAgattgattgcttgttgtgctcctttattGTATCAGTGGTTTCTAGAACATCTTCCGAAGACAGGTGCTTGGTTTGAACAGACAAATATTAGTTGGCCTCAGAGATTGGGATCAATCCGATCTGAAGATATCTCTTGGTACTCCAAAGAATACATCAACatggatatcatattcagttgTGGAGATTTCCCAAATCTACCGCTTATTGGAACTCAAGGAGGTGTGAATGCTAATCTAGTTCTATCACTCAGACAACTTGGTTACCCAATGGAAGGCCCTCCAGTGGCAAATTCTTTGGAAGCTTTCTTACTACTTGACTTTAGGGTTGAGAATCCTAGCTTATTCCAACGAATCAAAGAAGCTTAG